Proteins encoded by one window of Arachis ipaensis cultivar K30076 chromosome B04, Araip1.1, whole genome shotgun sequence:
- the LOC107637386 gene encoding probable endo-1,3(4)-beta-glucanase ARB_01444, which yields MGLSYLFWVKEEEELDDEQPFHFPIADSEDEELPDPPSFFSENLLSSPLPTHSFFQNFVLNDGNIQEYIHPYLIKPSDSSVSLCYPSLSVSPHSIHQVFTRDLTISSSKGSHSSHVISSFSDLSVTLEFPSSNLTFFLVRGSPYVTVSLSQHESLSITSIHKISSFSSNASPIKYTLQLDNGQKWLIYTSSPTIFSFSLDMKLTFSNISSEEAPVMLRIAVMPDSSSESEVVLDRYSFCYPLSGDALFSKPYCVEYKWEKKGLGNLLMLAHPLHLQLLSKDEGNVTVLEHFKYRSIDGDLIGVVGDSWLLEAEHVPVTWHSARGVNQDSYDEIKQALCRDVGALSSSNIDTTSSFYYGKSIARAARLAMIAEEVGFLDLISLVKKFLKEIIQPWLDGTFEGNGFLYENQWGGLITELGSDDSEEKFEFGFYKNRHSHLGYFVYGIAVLAKIDPNWGNKYRSEAYSLMEDFMNLGGKDSKSKYTRLRCFDLFMLHSWDSGLEDSADGRDQTDSGEAVNAYYSAALMGLAYNDANLVAIGSTLAALEIHAAQMWCHLKMDDNKCSDEFTKENRLMGILWSNKRESRTWFAPPAWKEHRLAFHVLPLLPISEFLYSNVGFVKEVVEWTMPCLNRVGVEEKWKWLVYAMEGIYDNEAALKKIRELKSFDDEGNSLSNLLWWLHSRKGHGDHHQDSCN from the coding sequence TTAGATGATGAACAACCTTTTCATTTCCCAATAGCAGACTCCGAAGACGAAGAGCTCCCTGACCCTCCAAGCTTCTTCTCTGAAAACCTtctctcttctcctttgcctaCACACTCATTCTTCCAGAACTTCGTCCTCAACGATGGCAACATACAAGAGTATATTCATCCTTACCTCATCAAACCCTCTGATTCCTCTGTTTCTCTCTGCTACCCTTCTCTCTCTGTCTCCCCTCATTCTATCCACCAAGTCTTCACACGTGATCTCACTATCTCTTCCTCAAAAGGTTCTCATTCCAGCCATGTTATATCTTCCTTCAGTGATCTCAGTGTCACTCTTGAGTTTCCATCTTCCAATCTCACTTTCTTCCTTGTTAGGGGAAGCCCTTATGTTACCGTTTCTCTGTCACAACATGAATCTCTTTCCATTACCTCCATCCATAaaatctcttctttttcttcaaatgCTTCACCAATTAAGTATACTCTTCAGCTTGACAATGGTCAGAAATGGCTTATCTATACTTCTTCACCAACCATATTTAGTTTCAGCCTTGACATGAAACTCACTTTTTCCAATATTTCTTCTGAAGAGGCTCCTGTGATGCTTCGGATTGCAGTTATGCCAGATTCAAGTTCAGAAAGCGAGGTTGTTCTTGACAGGTACAGCTTTTGCTACCCTCtttctggagatgctttgttcagTAAGCCATATTGTGTTGAATACAAGTGGGAGAAGAAAGGGCTTGGTAATTTGTTGATGTTAGCTCACCCTCTCCATCTTCAGCTTCTGTCTAAAGATGAGGGTAATGTCACTGTTCTTGAACATTTTAAGTATAGGAGCATTGATGGGGACCTTATTGGTGTTGTTGGAGATTCATGGTTGTTGGAAGCCGAACATGTTCCTGTAACTTGGCACTCTGCTAGAGGTGTCAATCAAGACTCCTATGATGAAATCAAACAAGCTCTTTGTAGAGATGTTGGTGCTCTTAGTTCTTCAAACATAGATACTACTTCATCTTTCTATTATGGCAAATCGATTGCAAGGGCAGCAAGGCTTGCAATGATAGCCGAGGAAGTTGGTTTTCTTGACTTGATTTCACTTGTTAAGAAATTCTTGAAAGAAATCATTCAGCCATGGTTAGATGGGACTTTTGAAGGGAATGGATTTTTGTATGAAAATCAATGGGGAGGGCTTATTACTGAACTAGGTTCTGATGATAGTGAAGAGAAATTTGAGTTTGGATTTTACAAGAATCGTCATTCTCATCTGGGGTACTTTGTTTATGGAATAGCAGTTCTTGCGAAGATTGATCCAAATTGGGGTAACAAGTATAGGTCAGAAGCATATTCACTCATGGAAGATTTCATGAACTTGGGAGGAAAAGATTCAAAATCTAAATATACACGTTTAAGGTGTTTTGATCTGTTCATGTTACACTCTTGGGATTCAGGGCTAGAGGATAGTGCTGATGGAAGAGATCAAACTGATAGTGGTGAAGCTGTGAATGCATATTATTCAGCAGCGTTGATGGGTTTGGCATATAATGATGCAAATCTTGTTGCTATTGGTTCAACTCTTGCAGCATTGGAAATTCATGCTGCTCAAATGTGGTGCCATTTAAAGATGGATGATAATAAATGTAGTGATGAGTTTACAAAGGAGAATAGGTTAATGGGGATTCTATGGTCTAACAAGAGGGAAAGTAGAACTTGGTTTGCTCCTCCGGCTTGGAAAGAGCATAGACTTGCCTTTCATGTTCTTCCATTGCTGCCCATTAGTGAGTTCTTGTATTCCAATGTTGGTTTTGTGAAGGAGGTTGTGGAGTGGACTATGCCTTGTTTGAACAGGGTTGGTGTTGAAGAAAAATGGAAGTGGTTGGTTTATGCAATGGAAGGAATTTATGATAATGAAGCTGCATTGAAGAAGATTAGGGAGTTGAAAAGTTTTGATGATGAAGGGAACTCATTGAGCAATCTGTTATGGTGGCTGCACAGCAGAAAAGGCCATGGAGATCATCATCAAGATTCTTGTAATTAA